A genomic region of Tamandua tetradactyla isolate mTamTet1 chromosome 2, mTamTet1.pri, whole genome shotgun sequence contains the following coding sequences:
- the IER5L gene encoding immediate early response gene 5-like protein, producing MECALDAQSLISISLRKIHSSRTQRGGIKLHKNLLVSYVLRNARQLYLSERYAELYRRQQQQQQQPPHHQLQHLAYAAPSMPASAADFGPLQLGGGEDAEAREPATRHQLHHLHQLHQLHLQQQLHQHQHPAPRGCAAAGAPAGCAGALSELPGCAALQPPHGAPHRGQPLEPLQPGPAPLPPPAPAAVCLRDPRASAACSAPSTSPGAAPPAAAASPPASPAPASSPGFYRSAYPAPSDFGVHCSSQTTVLDLDTHVVTTVENGYLHQDCCASAHCPCCGQGAPGPGLAPAAGCKRKYYPGQEEEDDNDEDPGELGAEPPGGAQFAPCKRARFEDFCPDSSPDASNISNLISIFGSGFSGLVSRQPDSSEQPPPLNGQLCAKQALASLGAWTRAIVAF from the coding sequence ATGGAGTGCGCCCTGGACGCCCAGAGCCTAATCAGCATCTCCCTGCGCAAGATCCACAGCTCCCGGACCCAGCGCGGCGGCATCAAGCTGCACAAGAACCTCCTGGTGTCCTACGTGCTCCGCAACGCGCGCCAGCTCTACCTGAGCGAGCGCTACGCCGAGCTTTACCggcgccagcagcagcagcagcagcagccgccCCACCACCAGCTCCAGCACCTCGCGTACGCGGCACCGAGCATGCCGGCTAGCGCGGCCGACTTCGGCCCGCTCCAACTTGGCGGCGGTGAAGACGCGGAGGCGCGGGAACCGGCCACCCGGCACCAGCTGCACCACCTCCACCAGCTCCACCAGCTGCACCTCCAGCAGCAGCtgcaccagcaccagcacccgGCGCCCAGGGGCTGCGCGGCGGCCGGGGCGCCCGCGGGCTGCGCGGGGGCGCTCTCGGAGCTGCCCGGGTGCGCCGCGCTCCAGCCGCCGCACGGCGCGCCCCACCGTGGGCAGCCCTTGGAGCCGCTGCAGCCGGGTCCTGCGCCGCTGCCTCCACCCGCGCCTGCCGCGGTCTGTCTGCGGGACCCTCGCGCCTCGGCCGCCTGTTCCGCGCCCTCCACGTCCCCAGGGGCCGCCCCTccggccgccgccgcctccccgcCTGCTTCCCCGGCCCCCGCCTCCTCTCCCGGCTTCTACCGGAGCGCGTACCCGGCCCCCTCGGACTTCGGCGTGCACTGCAGCAGTCAGACCACCGTGCTGGACCTGGACACTCACGTGGTGACCACAGTGGAGAATGGCTACTTGCACCAGGACTGCTGCGCCTCCGCCCACTGCCCCTGCTGTGGCCAGGGCGCCCCGGGACCCGGCCTGGCGCCCGCCGCCGGCTGCAAGCGCAAGTATTACCCCGGCCAGGAGGAGGAGGACGACAACGACGAGGACCCCGGCGAGCTGGGGGCAGAGCCTCCCGGGGGCGCCCAATTCGCCCCCTGCAAGCGCGCCCGTTTCGAGGACTTCTGCCCGGACTCGTCCCCGGACGCGTCCAACATCTCAAACTTGATCTCCATCTTTGGCTCGGGCTTCTCCGGGCTGGTGAGCCGACAGCCGGACTCCTCCGAGCAGCCGCCGCCACTCAACGGGCAGCTGTGCGCCAAGCAGGCGCTTGCCAGCCTCGGCGCCTGGACTCGAGCCATTGTCGCCTTCTAG